A region of Pseudopipra pipra isolate bDixPip1 chromosome 10, bDixPip1.hap1, whole genome shotgun sequence DNA encodes the following proteins:
- the ZBTB38 gene encoding zinc finger and BTB domain-containing protein 38 isoform X1, with product MQMTVMSHSKDLKDDFHSDTVLSILNEQRIRGILCDVTIIVEDTKFKAHSNVLAASSLYFKNIFWSRTICISGHVLELDDLKAEVFTEILNYIYSSTVVVKRQETVTDLAAAGKKLGISFLEDLTDVNFSSSPCPYAYCVNEKGNVKEEKHEKRHEDSAVTNGPRITNAFSIFETESSLFSPLDLRASFKKVSDTTQAPNISLDRSDVCKDAEPASTLAEHSYAVSSGGDTSQGAPFVEQDSSPSYQGGEDRYENHQATPVIQQGKQAGSTPKPAFKPQSTSLAVAKVPASTVTTAEAQHEAVTDQTITSFPKPQNKAGDFHLSREEQDSSANVSASETTVIPPAYSCNCCAKSFNDRASLTAHLQLHSEHQETFICKYCSKQFANLNILESHEQVCMRSSSLSVHNGKEQNFADNYTATEGRNGSSYANTEPLLSENSVTDRSNANCTLPETDHLVKVVDGQILYTCVVCKRSYVTLSSLRRHANVHSWRRTYPCHYCNKVFALAEYRTRHEIWHTGERRYQCIFCLETFMTYYILKNHQKSFHAIDHRLSVNKKTANGGLKPSVYPYKLYRLLPMKCRRMPYKSYRNSSYENVQTTTQANETTSANCFIPTSLSSELPPLNFQHSIIANNRTLALDTSSHNDTAPSTNTQNSSSWGVSILNSDLQRDFFTAEKRVSTAANDSGSQECDSSVVSLSNVNENSTSVISYSSSAPSVIMHSSRVSSVIMHSKTITSIENSKTESSNNLPSQSVSDDGKYGPDNYGKCITKSKTIKEKKKTLQYNRAEATEDTQHVTGSGGSSSKTINTVQESSKTETYIAKPALPGTSADSNVAPLCQITVKIGNEAIVKRHILGSKLFCKRGRKSKHESKQDNLTEEPEIEVKEKSPSRLYSSECLELTEMCDDVSDQDSSDKPWRPYYNYKPKKKSKQLRKMKKTKWRKKHGSKNTIMESHNTCSREYALRNAPEEKAISQEDNTEMPNLHCELCERDPSSTAEGQEHVHWHVATSKPYICELCQKQFQSPSTLKMHMRCHTGEKPYTCKTCGKCFSVPGNLQKHERIHLGVKDFVCQYCNKAFTLNETLKIHERIHTGEKRYHCQFCFQSFLYLSTKRNHEQRHVREHNGKGYACFQCPKICKTAAALGMHQKKHLFKSPAPQDRKEQFCNESTKLLENPRFLGSEGSEVKNTQSVTPEVIL from the exons ATGCAG atGACAGTCATGTCCCATTCAAAGGATCTCAAGGATGACTTCCACAGCGACACTGTACTTTCCATTTTAAATGAACAGCGCATTCGGGGTATTCTGTGTGATGTCACCATAATTGTGGAAGATACCAAATTTAAAGCCCATAGTAATGTGCTGGCAGCTTCAAGCctttactttaaaaacattttttggaGTCGTACTATCTGTATTTCAGGTCATGTACTGGAGTTAGATGATCTCAAAGCTGAAGTGTTTACAGAAATACTGAATTACATCTACAGTTCCACAGTAGTTGTTAAGAGGCAGGAGACCGTAACGGACCTTGCAGCTGCAGGGAAAAAGCTGGGAATATCATTTCTGGAAGATCTTACAGATGTGAATTTTTCAAGTTCCCCCTGCCCCTATGCATACTGTGTTAATGAGAAAGGGAAtgtcaaagaggaaaaacacGAAAAGAGACACGAAGACTCCGCTGTGACAAACGGACCACGAATTACAAATGCATTCTCAATTTTTGAGACAGAAAGCAGTTTGTTTTCTCCACTTGATTTGAGGGCCAGCTTTAAAAAGGTTTCTGACACAACACAAGCTCCCAATATCAGCCTCGACAGAAGCGATGTTTGCAAAGATGCTGAGCCAGCCAGTACCTTGGCTGAACACTCCTATGCAGTTTCTTCTGGGGGAGACACTTCACAAGGAGCCCCTTTTGTGGAACAGGACAGCAGCCCTTCATACCAGGGGGGTGAGGACCGCTATGAAAATCACCAAGCCACGCCAGTCATtcagcagggaaaacaagcaggtaGTACTCCTAAGCCAGCCTTTAAGCCCCAGAGTACGAGTTTGGCTGTAGCAAAAGTACCAGCCTCTACAGTAACCACTGCAGAAGCCCAGCATGAAGCAGTTACTGATCAGACAATTACTTCCTTTCCAAAACCTCAGAATAAAGCAGGAGATTTCCATTTATCCAGAGAAGAACAAGACAGTTCTGCTAATGTTTCTGCATCTGAGACAACTGTCATTCCACCTGCTTACAGTTGTAACTGTTGTGCAAAATCATTCAATGACAGGGCGTCACTCACTGCTCATCTTCAACTCCATTCAGAGCATCAGGAAACTTTCATATGCAAATACTGCAGCAAACAGTTTGCAAATCTAAATATACTGGAAAGTCATGAACAAGTCTGCATGAGATCAAGTAGCTTATCGGTCCACaatggaaaagaacaaaattttgCAGATAACTATACTGCTACAGAGGGAAGGAATGGAAGTTCATATGCAAACACAGAGCCCCTGTTGTCTGAAAACAGTGTCACTGATCGTTCCAATGCAAACTGCACTTTGCCAGAGACAGATCATTTGGTTAAAGTGGTCGATGGGCAGATATTATACACTTGTGTCGTTTGCAAGCGCAGCTATGTAACACTGTCTAGCCTTCGAAGACATGCAAATGTGCACTCGTGGAGGAGAACATACCCTTGTCACTACTGCAATAAAGTGTTTGCATTGGCTGAGTACCGCACCAGACACGAGATCTGGCACACGGGGGAGAGGCGGTACCAGTGCATTTTCTGTCTGGAGACTTTCATGACTTACTATATACTGAAAAATCACCAGAAGTCCTTCCATGCAATTGACCATCGTCTCTCAGTAAATAAAAAGACAGCCAACGGAGGTTTAAAACCCAGTGTGTACCCATACAAACTGTACAGGCTCCTACCGATGAAATGCAGGCGAATGCCTTACAAGTCCTACCGAAATTCTTCATATGAAAATGTTCAAACAACTACCCAGGCCAACGAAACTACTTCTGCTAACTGCTTCATTCCGACTTCTCTTAGCTCTGAGCTGCCACCACTAAATTTTCAACACAGTATAATAGCAAACAACAGAACTCTGGCCTTGGATACATCTTCACATAATGATACAGCACCTTCCACGAATACTCAGAATTCTTCCTCTTGGGGAGTAAGTATCTTAAATTCTGACTTGCAGAGGGACTttttcacagctgaaaaaaGAGTTTCCACTGCTGCGAATGACTCTGGTTCTCAGGAGTGTGATTCCTCAGTTGTGTCTTTAAGTAATGTGAATGAAAATTCAACCTCTGTCATCAGCTACAGCAGTTCTGCACCCTCTGTTATAATGCACAGTAGCAGAGTTTCATCAGTAATCATGCACAGTAAAACAATCACTTCCATAGAAAACAGTAAGACAGAATCTTCAAATAATCTGCCTAGTCAGTCCGTAAGCGATGATGGTAAGTATGGACCAGATAATTATGGGAAGTGCATTACAAAATCAAAAACtattaaggagaaaaagaaaacactgcagtACAACAGAGCAGAAGCAACTGAGGATACACAGCATGTCACAGGATCTGGAGGTTCATCAAGCAAAACAATAAATACTGTGCAAGAATCAAGTAAAACTGAAACATACATTGCAAAGCCTGCCTTACCTGGAACATCTGCTGACAGCAACGTCGCACCTCTGTGTCAAATAACAGTAAAAATTGGTAATGAAGCTATTGTAAAAAGACATATTTTAGGATCCAAGCTCTTTTGTAAAAGGGGACGAAAATCTAAACATGAGTCCAAGCAGGACAATCTAACTGAGGAACCAGAAATAGAGGTAAAAGAAAAGAGCCCATCTAGACTTTATAGCTCAGAATGCCTGGAACTGACAGAAATGTGTGATGATGTAAGTGACCAGGACTCCAGTGATAAACCCTGGAGACCCTATTATAATtacaaaccaaaaaagaaatcgaaacagctaagaaaaatgaaaaaaaccaaatggagGAAAAAGCACGGAAGCAAGAACACCATTATGGAAAGCCACAACACGTGCAGTCGAGAGTATGCACTCAGGAATGCTCCTGAGGAAAAGGCCATCAGCCAGgaagacaacacagaaatgcCTAATCTTCATTGTGAACTCTGTGAAAGAGACCCATCTTCCACAGCAGAAGGTCAAGAACACGTGCACTGGCATGTAGCTACTTCAAAGCCTTACATTTGTGAGTTATGCCAAAAACAGTTTCAAAGTCCATCcactttaaaaatgcatatgaGGTGTCACACTGGGGAAAAGCCCTACACTTGCAAAACCTGTGGTAAATGTTTCTCAGTTCCTGGAAATCTACAGAAACACGAACGTATTCACCTGGGTGTCAAAGATTTTGTCTGCCAATACTGTAACAAGGCGTTCACTTTAAATGAAACACTCAAAATACATGAAAGAATTCATACTGGAGAAAAACGCTACCACTGTCAGTTCTGCTTTCAGAGCTTCTTGTACCTTTCTACCAAAAGGAACCATGAGCAAAGGCATGTCCGTGAGCACAACGGAAAAGGATATGCTTGCTTTCAGTGCCCCAAAATCTGcaagacagcagctgctctgggaatgcACCAGAAGAAACACCTATTCAAAAGTCCAGCTCCACAAGATAGAAAAGAACAGTTTTGCAATGAAAGCACTAAACTTCTGGAAAATCCACGTTTCCTTGGCTCAGAAGGAAGTGAAGTGAAAAATACACAAAGTGTAACTCCAGAAGTTATACTCTGA
- the ZBTB38 gene encoding zinc finger and BTB domain-containing protein 38 isoform X2, which yields MTVMSHSKDLKDDFHSDTVLSILNEQRIRGILCDVTIIVEDTKFKAHSNVLAASSLYFKNIFWSRTICISGHVLELDDLKAEVFTEILNYIYSSTVVVKRQETVTDLAAAGKKLGISFLEDLTDVNFSSSPCPYAYCVNEKGNVKEEKHEKRHEDSAVTNGPRITNAFSIFETESSLFSPLDLRASFKKVSDTTQAPNISLDRSDVCKDAEPASTLAEHSYAVSSGGDTSQGAPFVEQDSSPSYQGGEDRYENHQATPVIQQGKQAGSTPKPAFKPQSTSLAVAKVPASTVTTAEAQHEAVTDQTITSFPKPQNKAGDFHLSREEQDSSANVSASETTVIPPAYSCNCCAKSFNDRASLTAHLQLHSEHQETFICKYCSKQFANLNILESHEQVCMRSSSLSVHNGKEQNFADNYTATEGRNGSSYANTEPLLSENSVTDRSNANCTLPETDHLVKVVDGQILYTCVVCKRSYVTLSSLRRHANVHSWRRTYPCHYCNKVFALAEYRTRHEIWHTGERRYQCIFCLETFMTYYILKNHQKSFHAIDHRLSVNKKTANGGLKPSVYPYKLYRLLPMKCRRMPYKSYRNSSYENVQTTTQANETTSANCFIPTSLSSELPPLNFQHSIIANNRTLALDTSSHNDTAPSTNTQNSSSWGVSILNSDLQRDFFTAEKRVSTAANDSGSQECDSSVVSLSNVNENSTSVISYSSSAPSVIMHSSRVSSVIMHSKTITSIENSKTESSNNLPSQSVSDDGKYGPDNYGKCITKSKTIKEKKKTLQYNRAEATEDTQHVTGSGGSSSKTINTVQESSKTETYIAKPALPGTSADSNVAPLCQITVKIGNEAIVKRHILGSKLFCKRGRKSKHESKQDNLTEEPEIEVKEKSPSRLYSSECLELTEMCDDVSDQDSSDKPWRPYYNYKPKKKSKQLRKMKKTKWRKKHGSKNTIMESHNTCSREYALRNAPEEKAISQEDNTEMPNLHCELCERDPSSTAEGQEHVHWHVATSKPYICELCQKQFQSPSTLKMHMRCHTGEKPYTCKTCGKCFSVPGNLQKHERIHLGVKDFVCQYCNKAFTLNETLKIHERIHTGEKRYHCQFCFQSFLYLSTKRNHEQRHVREHNGKGYACFQCPKICKTAAALGMHQKKHLFKSPAPQDRKEQFCNESTKLLENPRFLGSEGSEVKNTQSVTPEVIL from the coding sequence atGACAGTCATGTCCCATTCAAAGGATCTCAAGGATGACTTCCACAGCGACACTGTACTTTCCATTTTAAATGAACAGCGCATTCGGGGTATTCTGTGTGATGTCACCATAATTGTGGAAGATACCAAATTTAAAGCCCATAGTAATGTGCTGGCAGCTTCAAGCctttactttaaaaacattttttggaGTCGTACTATCTGTATTTCAGGTCATGTACTGGAGTTAGATGATCTCAAAGCTGAAGTGTTTACAGAAATACTGAATTACATCTACAGTTCCACAGTAGTTGTTAAGAGGCAGGAGACCGTAACGGACCTTGCAGCTGCAGGGAAAAAGCTGGGAATATCATTTCTGGAAGATCTTACAGATGTGAATTTTTCAAGTTCCCCCTGCCCCTATGCATACTGTGTTAATGAGAAAGGGAAtgtcaaagaggaaaaacacGAAAAGAGACACGAAGACTCCGCTGTGACAAACGGACCACGAATTACAAATGCATTCTCAATTTTTGAGACAGAAAGCAGTTTGTTTTCTCCACTTGATTTGAGGGCCAGCTTTAAAAAGGTTTCTGACACAACACAAGCTCCCAATATCAGCCTCGACAGAAGCGATGTTTGCAAAGATGCTGAGCCAGCCAGTACCTTGGCTGAACACTCCTATGCAGTTTCTTCTGGGGGAGACACTTCACAAGGAGCCCCTTTTGTGGAACAGGACAGCAGCCCTTCATACCAGGGGGGTGAGGACCGCTATGAAAATCACCAAGCCACGCCAGTCATtcagcagggaaaacaagcaggtaGTACTCCTAAGCCAGCCTTTAAGCCCCAGAGTACGAGTTTGGCTGTAGCAAAAGTACCAGCCTCTACAGTAACCACTGCAGAAGCCCAGCATGAAGCAGTTACTGATCAGACAATTACTTCCTTTCCAAAACCTCAGAATAAAGCAGGAGATTTCCATTTATCCAGAGAAGAACAAGACAGTTCTGCTAATGTTTCTGCATCTGAGACAACTGTCATTCCACCTGCTTACAGTTGTAACTGTTGTGCAAAATCATTCAATGACAGGGCGTCACTCACTGCTCATCTTCAACTCCATTCAGAGCATCAGGAAACTTTCATATGCAAATACTGCAGCAAACAGTTTGCAAATCTAAATATACTGGAAAGTCATGAACAAGTCTGCATGAGATCAAGTAGCTTATCGGTCCACaatggaaaagaacaaaattttgCAGATAACTATACTGCTACAGAGGGAAGGAATGGAAGTTCATATGCAAACACAGAGCCCCTGTTGTCTGAAAACAGTGTCACTGATCGTTCCAATGCAAACTGCACTTTGCCAGAGACAGATCATTTGGTTAAAGTGGTCGATGGGCAGATATTATACACTTGTGTCGTTTGCAAGCGCAGCTATGTAACACTGTCTAGCCTTCGAAGACATGCAAATGTGCACTCGTGGAGGAGAACATACCCTTGTCACTACTGCAATAAAGTGTTTGCATTGGCTGAGTACCGCACCAGACACGAGATCTGGCACACGGGGGAGAGGCGGTACCAGTGCATTTTCTGTCTGGAGACTTTCATGACTTACTATATACTGAAAAATCACCAGAAGTCCTTCCATGCAATTGACCATCGTCTCTCAGTAAATAAAAAGACAGCCAACGGAGGTTTAAAACCCAGTGTGTACCCATACAAACTGTACAGGCTCCTACCGATGAAATGCAGGCGAATGCCTTACAAGTCCTACCGAAATTCTTCATATGAAAATGTTCAAACAACTACCCAGGCCAACGAAACTACTTCTGCTAACTGCTTCATTCCGACTTCTCTTAGCTCTGAGCTGCCACCACTAAATTTTCAACACAGTATAATAGCAAACAACAGAACTCTGGCCTTGGATACATCTTCACATAATGATACAGCACCTTCCACGAATACTCAGAATTCTTCCTCTTGGGGAGTAAGTATCTTAAATTCTGACTTGCAGAGGGACTttttcacagctgaaaaaaGAGTTTCCACTGCTGCGAATGACTCTGGTTCTCAGGAGTGTGATTCCTCAGTTGTGTCTTTAAGTAATGTGAATGAAAATTCAACCTCTGTCATCAGCTACAGCAGTTCTGCACCCTCTGTTATAATGCACAGTAGCAGAGTTTCATCAGTAATCATGCACAGTAAAACAATCACTTCCATAGAAAACAGTAAGACAGAATCTTCAAATAATCTGCCTAGTCAGTCCGTAAGCGATGATGGTAAGTATGGACCAGATAATTATGGGAAGTGCATTACAAAATCAAAAACtattaaggagaaaaagaaaacactgcagtACAACAGAGCAGAAGCAACTGAGGATACACAGCATGTCACAGGATCTGGAGGTTCATCAAGCAAAACAATAAATACTGTGCAAGAATCAAGTAAAACTGAAACATACATTGCAAAGCCTGCCTTACCTGGAACATCTGCTGACAGCAACGTCGCACCTCTGTGTCAAATAACAGTAAAAATTGGTAATGAAGCTATTGTAAAAAGACATATTTTAGGATCCAAGCTCTTTTGTAAAAGGGGACGAAAATCTAAACATGAGTCCAAGCAGGACAATCTAACTGAGGAACCAGAAATAGAGGTAAAAGAAAAGAGCCCATCTAGACTTTATAGCTCAGAATGCCTGGAACTGACAGAAATGTGTGATGATGTAAGTGACCAGGACTCCAGTGATAAACCCTGGAGACCCTATTATAATtacaaaccaaaaaagaaatcgaaacagctaagaaaaatgaaaaaaaccaaatggagGAAAAAGCACGGAAGCAAGAACACCATTATGGAAAGCCACAACACGTGCAGTCGAGAGTATGCACTCAGGAATGCTCCTGAGGAAAAGGCCATCAGCCAGgaagacaacacagaaatgcCTAATCTTCATTGTGAACTCTGTGAAAGAGACCCATCTTCCACAGCAGAAGGTCAAGAACACGTGCACTGGCATGTAGCTACTTCAAAGCCTTACATTTGTGAGTTATGCCAAAAACAGTTTCAAAGTCCATCcactttaaaaatgcatatgaGGTGTCACACTGGGGAAAAGCCCTACACTTGCAAAACCTGTGGTAAATGTTTCTCAGTTCCTGGAAATCTACAGAAACACGAACGTATTCACCTGGGTGTCAAAGATTTTGTCTGCCAATACTGTAACAAGGCGTTCACTTTAAATGAAACACTCAAAATACATGAAAGAATTCATACTGGAGAAAAACGCTACCACTGTCAGTTCTGCTTTCAGAGCTTCTTGTACCTTTCTACCAAAAGGAACCATGAGCAAAGGCATGTCCGTGAGCACAACGGAAAAGGATATGCTTGCTTTCAGTGCCCCAAAATCTGcaagacagcagctgctctgggaatgcACCAGAAGAAACACCTATTCAAAAGTCCAGCTCCACAAGATAGAAAAGAACAGTTTTGCAATGAAAGCACTAAACTTCTGGAAAATCCACGTTTCCTTGGCTCAGAAGGAAGTGAAGTGAAAAATACACAAAGTGTAACTCCAGAAGTTATACTCTGA